A genome region from Euphorbia lathyris chromosome 4, ddEupLath1.1, whole genome shotgun sequence includes the following:
- the LOC136227818 gene encoding uncharacterized protein yields MANSSKQDIGDDRVERSTGGDFEDSSSVSSGVETSAVGSGNVGQGRTEFGLTERLTDILVDEGDGDLLLQQSDRGDTVLQWLQALDLQVMGACRADERLKPLLKMNASNGMAEDLLLAHLSQHFEPSEVGMLARCFCIPLVSTRVGKINKQGTLFCPTAARGNLCLTVLPTSDLRLSFIGDDGNTERLFTVSSRARSPTITVDEISTDSSGRSFHIKVGDDRDFYFWCSEKSKLLGIELLAKMKDMIRRRPSVAELTGISKSRLTCFATHLRAYLMGNSCRESAAYFPASSSNINLDNSDASPSISSKPLRSRYIGNQAIKTNSSYQGSLSPRSSSFKEGPPRSVSSLRNAAREKLRRRGDVHHSAIDNLMIALPHENDASSSNTSGSEKLSSTMSGPLSPSALIESLGNLTLPPTLSAASHVTSFPPLISPYYCWCPQGLSTMQYPSGSSQLTTSSNDCPLLPPLSSLLSGSMTSNLLTPLPSLSLANAPSLEFPAFLPDPLVRFPISGSQQIPTFTPLICDPIVHIPVIDICSSGQGYLVSAGPAITSTIPPLHPKLVNPLIPNTDSVVEKGARETLRLLLSGSSQANPQLIGVFPAVLTNSEDRQGMHATGSRGLYTGSSDVNAIVSSMATIGLVSLARSSTRDADAKVIENSGGVEENLKNFDGSDGSCSFYKDTFFRNMEEGSN; encoded by the exons ATGGCCAACTCTAGCAAGCAGGATATCGGCGATGATCGTGTGGAACGATCCACTGGCGGAGATTTTGAGGATTCTTCGTCGGTGTCTAGCGGGGTGGAGACATCTGCTGTCGGATCTGGTAACGTTGGGCAAGGAAGGACTGAGTTTGGGTTAACGGAGCGATTAACGGACATTCTTGTTGACGAAGGAGATGGAGATTTGCTTCTTCAGCAAAGCGATCGTGGAGATACAGTTTTGCAGTGGCTACAGGCTTTGGATTTGCAAGTTATGGGTGCCTGTAGAGCTGATGAGAGATTAAAACCGTTGTTGAAGATGAATGCTTCTAACGGAATGGCCGAAGATCTTCTCTTAGCCCATCTGAGTCAG CACTTCGAGCCATCAGAAGTTGGCATGCTGGCTAGGTGTTTTTGCATACCGCTCGTTTCAACCCGTGTTGGCAAGATTAACAAGCAAGGAACTTTATTTTGTCCCACTGCTGCAAG GGGAAATTTATGTCTTACTGTATTGCCAACATCTGATTTGCGGCTCTCGTTCATTGGAGACGATGGCAATACGGAGAGACTGTTCACTGTAAGTAGTAGAGCACGGTCTCCTACTATTACAGTTGATGAGATCTCAACAGACAGCTCTGGTCGATCTTTCCACATAAAAGTTGGTGACGATAGAGATTTTTACTTCTGGTGCTCAGAGAAATCTAAGCTTTTGGGAATTGAATTGCTTGCCAAG ATGAAGGATATGATCAGGAGGAGACCATCTGTAGCTGAGTTAACTGGAATCAGCAAGTCTCGACTtacttgttttgcaactcatttGCGTGCCTATCTCATGGGAAATAGCTGCAGAGAAAGTGCTGCTTATTTTCCTGCCTCTTCATCTAACATCAATCTCGACAACTCTGATGCAAGTCCTTCCATATCATCTAAGCCTCTACGGTCCAGATACATTGGCAATCAGGCAATAAAAACAAATTCATCTTACCAGGGAAGCCTGAGTCCAAGATCGAGTTCATTTAAAGAAGGCCCACCCAGAAGCGTGTCTTCTTTAAGAAATGCTGCCAGGGAGAAGTTAAGGCGTCGTGGGGATGTCCATCACTCGGCAATTGACAACCTGATGATTGCATTGCCACATGAAAATGATGCGTCAAGCTCCAATACATCTGGAAGTGAAAAACTGTCTAGCACTATGAGTGGCCCTTTATCACCTTCAGctttaattgaatccttgggCAATTTGACTCTCCCACCAACTCTAAGCGCAGCATCCCATGTAACTTCATTTCCTCCTCTCATCTCTCCTTACTATTGTTGGTGCCCCCAAGGTTTGTCTACTATGCAGTATCCTTCGGGATCTTCACAACTTACTACCTCATCCAATGATTGCCCTTTACTTCCACCACTTTCTTCGTTGTTGTCGGGGTCTATGACCTCTAACCTGTTGACTCCTTTGCCATCTCTCAGTTTGGCAAATGCACCGTCCTTGGAATTCCCTGCTTTTCTTCCCGACCCATTGGTTCGGTTCCCAATTTCTGGTTCTCAGCAAATCCCAACTTTCACCCCTTTGATTTGTGACCCAATTGTTCATATCCCAGTTATCGATATTTGCTCCTCGGGCCAAGGTTATTTGGTGAGTGCTGGTCCTGCTATTACAAGCACTATCCCGCCCTTGCACCCGAAGCTTGTGAATCCATTGATTCCTAACACGGATTCTGTGGTAGAAAAGGGTGCGAGAGAGACTCTCCGATTACTCCTCAGCGGTTCATCTCAAGCAAACCCACAGTTGATAGGTGTGTTCCCTGCTGTGTTGACAAATTCTGAGGATAGACAAGGCATGCATGCAACTGGAAGTCGGGGTCTGTACACAGGATCCAGTGATGTGAATGCTATAGTTAGTAGTATGGCTACCATTGGCTTGGTTTCGTTAGCAAGGAGCTCTACAAGAGATGCGGATGCGAAGGTGATTGAAAATTCAGGCGGTGTTGAAGAGAACCTCAAAAATTTTGATGGTTCGGACGGGTCGTGTTCTTTTTATAAAGATACCTTCTTTCGAAATATGGAAGAAGGGAGCAATTGA